ACGCGTTCGTCGCACGTGGCATCACCATCGAGCGCACGCCCGTGGTGGAGTTGCTGGGCGACGCGCCAGCGCTCGATGGTGTCCGCCTTGCCGATGGACGCTTCGTTCAGGTGGCTGCGGTCTTCACTGCGCCGCGAACGAGTCCAGCCACGCCGCTTGCTACGATGCTGGGGTGCGTACACGAGGATGGACCTACGGGGCCGTACGTGAAGGTCGATCAGTGGGGAGCTACCTCAGTCGCGGGCGTGTGGGCAGCAGGGGACGCGGCCACCCCGATGCACAATGCCACGCTTGCGTCCGCGGCGGGCGTGCTGGCGGGCATCGGCGCACATCAGGCTTCCGTTCGTGCTAGGGCAGGGTGAGCCGTTCAGCTGGCGGAGTGCGACATCGACCGACAGTACGGGCGATGATGGTCCGCCCGCATGCTCGACGATGCGGATGCGGTAATAGTCATACCGCATCCGCATGCGGTTAGAACGCGTGACGCATGCCGATCACGAAGTTGCGACCGCGGAGCGGCGATTGATCCTTCACGAACGAGGTGTGCACGAACGCCAGCTCGTTGAGCAGATTGCGGCCGCGAACGTACAGCTCGACCGCTTTGGCTTGGCCAAGATCGAAGCGGTAGGCGAGCGTCGCGTTGAGCATGTCGTACCCCGGCGTCCGCGTCTCGTAAGAGGCGACCTTGTCCTGATCGAACGTGTGGTAATATTCGAGCTCGGCGTTAAGCGATCCGGTCTCGTAGGTGTAGCGGCCGCCCAATCGCCCGGGTGAAATGCGCGGCAGATTGTCGTTGCTGTTCTTTATATTGGTGTCGACATAGTCGCCGAACACGGTCAGCCTCGCTGCCGGATGCACCTGATAGCTGACCTGTCCATCCAGCCCCCTGAATTCCACATCGGCAGCGTTGTAGGCCAGCATGTTGGCACGCACGCCGGTTTCGCTGTTGCTCTGGATGAGGCGCGCAAAGATGTAATCGCTGATATCCTGGTAGAATACGCCGACCTCGACCTGCAGAGGTCCGGCCGCCTTTCGCAAGGTAAGATTGACCGAGTTGGTCTTCTCCATCAGGTCTGGCGCGCTGGGTGCGAACTGAATCGGGAAATCCTCCCAGAGAAAGTCGGCCGGTGATTGGGTCAGCCCCAGCTCGTAGCTGTTGGTCGCCAGATTCACGCCGTTGGCGAAAAGCTCGCGCACGCTGGGCCCGCGCTCGGTATGCGCCAGCGCCAGCGATACGGCGTATCCGGCCTGCACGTTCCAGGTTGCGCCGAACGATGCCGAGAAGGGATTGTGCTTCAGGTCTGGATTGCCTTCAGGCCAATAGTCTCGCTGTTCTTGTTCGACCGCTTCGCGCCAGTTGGGGCCATAATAGCCGACGTAAAAGGCTTCGGCTTCCGGTGAGACGTTGGCGAAGAAGGGACCGGGGATGGGCGTGCGGATCGTGCGCCAGTCCTTGCGCGCGGCGATCTCGACATCGACATTGCCGAAGCTGCGCCGCTCGCTGAGAAAGACGCCGACGTTCTCCGTCCTGCGCTGAAGTGTGCCGGAAAAGCCGATGTCACTGGCCGGCGGCAAATGGATGGCATTGACGTCGAGGCCGCTGAAGGTAGCGTCGGTATATTGTGCGCCCAGCGTTCCGGTGAAGCCGAACAGCGGTCGATGGGTCAGTTCCACGCGGCCGTCCCACACCTCGTTCCTGAAGCGGGCGAACAGCGTGGGACCGTCAATCTCGTCGTGGTTATAGTCTGTATAGGAACCGCGCAGGCGAAAGTGCGCCAGACCGGGCAGAAGGTCGTCATAGTCCGCGCGCACATCGACCCGGTCGCTGCTTAGACGGATGAACGCGGTCAGCTCATCCGGCGTGGTGACGTTGTAACCGATGCTGCCGTGGGGACGGCAGTGGAAGTCGAGCCGATCGAAATAATAGTCCCCGTGGCACGCGCTGGCGGCGTGGCTATGCCCGGGCAGACCATATTCGTTCTCCACTCGCGTATAGGCGGCGCCCAGGTAGCCCTTGGTCGTGATCCATGAGCCACCGAATGCGTAGCTGGTGCTGTCGGCGAAGGAGTCCCGCAGTCTGCCGGTCCCGAACCGGTTCGGCACATCGTAATCCTCGGCGCGGCGCCGTGCGCCTTCGGCATGGATCGCGAATTGGCCGATCCCCGCCGTCACGCGGCCGATAACCGTCTTCTCGTCGTCACCGGTGCCGTAGCGTGCTTCGGTTCCGCCGGTCAGCCCGCCTTCGGGCACCGCCTTGGGCACTTTGCTGTCGATCAGGTTGATCGCGCCGTTGGTGGCGTTGCCGCCATAGCGAATCGCTGCCGGTCCGCGCTGGATCTCGATGGCATCGAGCAGCAGAGGATCGGTCGTGATCGCATGGTCCGGCGAGATCGACGACACGTCGAACAGATTTGCGCCATCGGTCAGTATCTCGATACGCGGCATCGTCTGACCGCGAATGACCGGCCGCGATGCGCCGCCCCCGAAATTGTCCAGGTGGACGCCAGGCAACCCTGCCAGCGTTTCGCCCAAGCCGCCTTGGCGGCGGTGCGCCAGTTCCGCGCCTTCCAGCACTTGTACCGGGACCGGCGTTTGAGCCACGTCCAGCGACCGCCCCGTTACGATGATGTCATTGGAGGCTGATGACTCGCGACGTTCGCTATCCGTTTTCTCGACCTCGACCTCGGCCTCGCCATCATGTCCGCGAGCCATTTCTGGCGTACCGACGACGAACGCCGCCGATGCCAGGAATGCCGCACCGCCCCGCTTGATCTGCTTTATGTACAATGCCTTAGCCTCCACCCGATCGGATAGGGCTTAATGAGATGTTACAACATTCCGTCAACCGGGAACGTCCTAACCTCATTTGGTGAGTCATAATTCCATCGGTTGCAGCGGGAACGCTGCCGTCAAACAGTCAGTTGACATAGTCGACTGCACAAACATATTAGCACGTGTTTATATGTTTGTGGGTGTATGACACAGGACGAAGGTATCCAGCTTGCGGAGCTGTTCCGCCTCCTCGGTGAGCCGAACCGGCTTCGCTTGGTCGTGGCCTGTCTCGACGGGCCGCGTTCGGTGGGCGAGCTGACCGAAGACGTCGGCGTCAGCCAAAGCCTCGTCTCGCAGCACCTCCGGCTGCTGCGTGCCGGGCGATTGCTCAAGCAGACGCGGGCGGGGCGCAATGTCTTTTACGAGCTGCCCGACTGCCACGTCCGTACCATGCTGACGAACATGATGGACCACGTGCTCGAACCCGAAGACCACTTACACGAGGAATAGAAGATGAGCGTCAATGTCGAGATGGTGAAGTGCGCCTGCACCGATTGCGTCTGTGTCGTCAGCACCAGCAACGGTGTCGAAGCCGAAGGTCGCATTTTCTGCGGTGAGAATTGTGCCAACCATCATCAGCAGTCGGCCGGCTGCGACCATGCCGGTTGTCCCTGCCACGGTTGATCTGCGGTAAAGCGACTTGGCGGGACCGGCGAAAGCCGGTCCCGATCCGCGTCAGATTTCGAGACGAAGCGACGCCCGCACCGTCCGGGGGGCGCCGGGATAGATCCACAAGGCGCTATACGAGCTGGCGGCATAGCGTTGATCGAGCAGATTGTCGGCCTCGAGACGGAAGCGAAGCCTCTCGACCAGCGGCGCTTCGATCGCCGCCTTTACCTTCACATATTCGGGCAGCACCACCGGATTGGCCGTGAGCGATCCCGCCCGGTCGCCGACATAGGCAACGCCCCCGCTCAATTGCCAGTCGCCACGGGCGGTCGGGATGCGATGGACCACCAGCAATGTGCCCGAATGCTCGGGCACGTTCAGCACGTCCGGCGTCGGAAACGCCGTGTCATCTGCCTTCGCATCGAGCCAGGCGTAATTGGCGACGATCTGCCAGCGGTTGCCGAGCCGCGCCGAGGCGTCCAGCTCGATCCCACGGCTGACGATGCTTCCAACGGGCGCGAGGAAGTTCGCATCGACCGGATCGGTCGTCAGAATGTCCTGCTTGCGGATGTCAAACCACGTAGCCGCCAGATCGACACCGGGCAGCTTGGCCGCGACCCCCACCTCGTAGCCGCGCCCCTTTTCCGGGCCGAAGCCCGCTCCATTGCGATCGGTGCCGGTGTTCAGCGAGAAGTTCTCACCCCAATTGGCATGCACCGCGATCACGTCGGTGAGGCGGTAACGCGCACCGGCGCGGAAGTTGATCGGCGCGTCGATGTTGCGGCCGATACCGCCGGTGTTGTTGTTGACGATCTTCTGCCGGTACGGATCGATCCGCGCACCTCCGACCAGCGTCAGCCGGTCGGTGACGTCCCACATGTCCTGCACGTAGAAGGTGCCCGCCCAGCGGCTCTCGTCGTTGTTGGTGAAGGGGCGCAGCGGCGCTGCGACCGATGATCCGTAAACCGGATTGTACAGGTCGATCGCATAGGGAGCGGCAGCCGAGGGGTTGATGCGCAACCAACGCTCGCCGTAAAAGAAACGATATCCCTTCACGCCTGCGCTGACCCGATGCCGGCCGATCTGTCCGGCGAGCTCCAGGCGGGCTGAGAGGTCATCGACGCTGAAGTCACGCGACCGGCGCTGTCGCCACAAGGCGCTCCCCACGATGCGTGACTGGTCGGCAGACAGGCCTTTGAGCGTTCCCGTCCGCCAGACCACGCCGCCGTTCAGCGTCCAGTTCCCGCCGAGGTCCGCCAGAGCGGTCACCTGGTGCTGGTCCTGTCGTGACCTGGTGATGCCGTTCGAAGGTTCGCCGTAGTAATTCGAACGCGGCAAGGCGTTGGCATCGCCGTTGATCGCAGGAATGCCACGATCGAAGGGCGTGTCATATTGGCTGAATTCACCGGTGTAGGTCAGGCGCAGCGCATCGCTCGGCTGCCAGGTCAGCGACGGCGAGACAACGCGTCGGCGCAGGGTGACGGTGTCGCGCCATCCATCGCTGTCCTCGCCGGCGACCACGATCCGGGCGGCCAGGGTCCGGGTCAATGGGCCGGTCGCGTCGAGTTCGATACGGCGCGTGTTGAACGAGCCATAACTGACCATCGCATTCGCATGCGGGGTGAAGCGTGGCACCTTAGTCACGATGTTGACCCGTCCGCCGGGAT
The nucleotide sequence above comes from Roseomonas aeriglobus. Encoded proteins:
- a CDS encoding TonB-dependent receptor, with the translated sequence MYIKQIKRGGAAFLASAAFVVGTPEMARGHDGEAEVEVEKTDSERRESSASNDIIVTGRSLDVAQTPVPVQVLEGAELAHRRQGGLGETLAGLPGVHLDNFGGGASRPVIRGQTMPRIEILTDGANLFDVSSISPDHAITTDPLLLDAIEIQRGPAAIRYGGNATNGAINLIDSKVPKAVPEGGLTGGTEARYGTGDDEKTVIGRVTAGIGQFAIHAEGARRRAEDYDVPNRFGTGRLRDSFADSTSYAFGGSWITTKGYLGAAYTRVENEYGLPGHSHAASACHGDYYFDRLDFHCRPHGSIGYNVTTPDELTAFIRLSSDRVDVRADYDDLLPGLAHFRLRGSYTDYNHDEIDGPTLFARFRNEVWDGRVELTHRPLFGFTGTLGAQYTDATFSGLDVNAIHLPPASDIGFSGTLQRRTENVGVFLSERRSFGNVDVEIAARKDWRTIRTPIPGPFFANVSPEAEAFYVGYYGPNWREAVEQEQRDYWPEGNPDLKHNPFSASFGATWNVQAGYAVSLALAHTERGPSVRELFANGVNLATNSYELGLTQSPADFLWEDFPIQFAPSAPDLMEKTNSVNLTLRKAAGPLQVEVGVFYQDISDYIFARLIQSNSETGVRANMLAYNAADVEFRGLDGQVSYQVHPAARLTVFGDYVDTNIKNSNDNLPRISPGRLGGRYTYETGSLNAELEYYHTFDQDKVASYETRTPGYDMLNATLAYRFDLGQAKAVELYVRGRNLLNELAFVHTSFVKDQSPLRGRNFVIGMRHAF
- a CDS encoding winged helix-turn-helix transcriptional regulator, yielding MTQDEGIQLAELFRLLGEPNRLRLVVACLDGPRSVGELTEDVGVSQSLVSQHLRLLRAGRLLKQTRAGRNVFYELPDCHVRTMLTNMMDHVLEPEDHLHEE
- a CDS encoding TonB-dependent siderophore receptor — protein: MAAQEAAEKDDGDEIVVLGTRNTVDRALSSDRVTERMSQSSRSIERDVLDAAGTYRLSDALELVSGFSQQNNRGGVIDNFAVRGFLGTPDGGAEYYLNGFLANRGMAPPRDPATTERVEVLKGPAGALFGDVDPGGRVNIVTKVPRFTPHANAMVSYGSFNTRRIELDATGPLTRTLAARIVVAGEDSDGWRDTVTLRRRVVSPSLTWQPSDALRLTYTGEFSQYDTPFDRGIPAINGDANALPRSNYYGEPSNGITRSRQDQHQVTALADLGGNWTLNGGVVWRTGTLKGLSADQSRIVGSALWRQRRSRDFSVDDLSARLELAGQIGRHRVSAGVKGYRFFYGERWLRINPSAAAPYAIDLYNPVYGSSVAAPLRPFTNNDESRWAGTFYVQDMWDVTDRLTLVGGARIDPYRQKIVNNNTGGIGRNIDAPINFRAGARYRLTDVIAVHANWGENFSLNTGTDRNGAGFGPEKGRGYEVGVAAKLPGVDLAATWFDIRKQDILTTDPVDANFLAPVGSIVSRGIELDASARLGNRWQIVANYAWLDAKADDTAFPTPDVLNVPEHSGTLLVVHRIPTARGDWQLSGGVAYVGDRAGSLTANPVVLPEYVKVKAAIEAPLVERLRFRLEADNLLDQRYAASSYSALWIYPGAPRTVRASLRLEI